The Suncus etruscus isolate mSunEtr1 chromosome 14, mSunEtr1.pri.cur, whole genome shotgun sequence genome contains a region encoding:
- the NOL3 gene encoding nucleolar protein 3 isoform X2: MGNAQERPSETIDRERKRLVETLQADSGLLLDALLARGVLTGAEYEALDALPDAERRVRRLLLLVQSKGEAACQELLRCAQRTVRAPDPTWDWQHVGPGYRDRYYDSPCPGHSTPACPGLPRASDSDEARGPEGSETGQSGTGWEPEAEAEAPEGTQPEPELEPEPEQEPEQEPEPEPEPEPEPEPEPEPEPEPEPEPEPDFDAGDESEDS; encoded by the exons ATGGGCAACGCACAGGAGCGACCTTCAGAGACCATAGACCGCGAGCGGAAGCGCCTGGTGGAGACGCTGCAGGCTGACTCAGGGCTCCTGCTCGACGCTCTGCTGGCCCGGGGCGTGCTCACAGGGGCCGAGTACGAGGCGCTGGACGCGCTGCCCGATGCGGAGCGCCGGGTGCGCCGCTTGCTACTCCTGGTGCAGAGCAAGGGCGAggccgcctgccaggagctgctgCGCTGTGCCCAGCGCACCGTGCGCGCTCCAGACCCCACTTGGGACTGGCAACACGTAGGCCCTG GCTACCGGGACCGTTACTATGACTCGCCCTGCCCAGGCCACTCAACTCCCGCATGCCCCGGGTTGCCCAGAGCTTCTGACAGTGACGAGGCTCGGGGACCTGAGGGCTCCGAGACAGGACAATCTGGAACCGGCTGGGAGCCCGAGGCGGAAGCCGAGGCCCCTGAAGGGACTCAGCCAGAACCGGAATTAGAACCCGAGCCAGAACAGGAGCCAGAAC AGGAGCCAGAACCTGAACCCGAGCCCGAGCCCGAACCAGAACCGGAGCCGGAACCAGAACCGGAGCCAGAACCCGAACCCGAGCCCGACTTTGACGCTGGAGATGAATCAGAAG ATTCCTGA
- the NOL3 gene encoding nucleolar protein 3 isoform X1, whose protein sequence is MGNAQERPSETIDRERKRLVETLQADSGLLLDALLARGVLTGAEYEALDALPDAERRVRRLLLLVQSKGEAACQELLRCAQRTVRAPDPTWDWQHVGPGYRDRYYDSPCPGHSTPACPGLPRASDSDEARGPEGSETGQSGTGWEPEAEAEAPEGTQPEPELEPEPEQEPEPEPELETEPEPEPEQEPEPEPEPEPEPEPEPEPEPEPEPEPEPDFDAGDESEDS, encoded by the exons ATGGGCAACGCACAGGAGCGACCTTCAGAGACCATAGACCGCGAGCGGAAGCGCCTGGTGGAGACGCTGCAGGCTGACTCAGGGCTCCTGCTCGACGCTCTGCTGGCCCGGGGCGTGCTCACAGGGGCCGAGTACGAGGCGCTGGACGCGCTGCCCGATGCGGAGCGCCGGGTGCGCCGCTTGCTACTCCTGGTGCAGAGCAAGGGCGAggccgcctgccaggagctgctgCGCTGTGCCCAGCGCACCGTGCGCGCTCCAGACCCCACTTGGGACTGGCAACACGTAGGCCCTG GCTACCGGGACCGTTACTATGACTCGCCCTGCCCAGGCCACTCAACTCCCGCATGCCCCGGGTTGCCCAGAGCTTCTGACAGTGACGAGGCTCGGGGACCTGAGGGCTCCGAGACAGGACAATCTGGAACCGGCTGGGAGCCCGAGGCGGAAGCCGAGGCCCCTGAAGGGACTCAGCCAGAACCGGAATTAGAACCCGAGCCAGAACAGGAGCCAGAACCTGAACCCGAACTGGAAACAGAACCAGAACCCGAGCCAGAACAGGAGCCAGAACCTGAACCCGAGCCCGAGCCCGAACCAGAACCGGAGCCGGAACCAGAACCGGAGCCAGAACCCGAACCCGAGCCCGACTTTGACGCTGGAGATGAATCAGAAG ATTCCTGA
- the FBXL8 gene encoding F-box/LRR-repeat protein 8 — protein sequence MAEPGEQLPEEVLALIFCYLPLPDRAAAARVCRAWAAAATCSAVWHNISISCDSERKSLLSPYLSSGLDHVRNLGLQFEPSREPSRREATELLRTLAGRSPGLRGLRLECRGEKPLFDAGRDVLDAVRALCRDARALRHLNLRRLPFTLDDALVLQVSRGCPELRSLYLDNDTLVGSVGPYSVLELLEACPHLHSLGLHLASLSRPALETLAAPDRAPLELLALRGACPEDARAPPLPDEAWAALRRRHPGLAVELELEPILSGESVTRVLQPAVPVAVLRFSLSGDTVGPLRFASRHYATTLRLLEVRAAASPQLDAALEELAARCAGLQEVHCFCLVRPSVLRAFLAHCPRLRSYTLKLTRAPHPWRPTLVA from the exons ATGGCTGAGCCTGGAGAGCAGCTGCCTGAGGAGGTGCTGGCACTCATCTTTTGCTACCTGCCACTGCCTGACAGAGCTGCTGCTGCCAGGGTCTGCAGGGCGTGGGCTGCTGCTGCCACTTGCAGTGCCGTGTGGCATAACATAAGCATCAG TTGCGACTCGGAACGAAAAAGCCTGCTGTCACCGTATCTGTCCTCCGGCCTGGACCACGTCCGCAACCTAGGGCTGCAATTCGAGCCATCGAGGGAACCGAGCCGCCGGGAAGCTACGGAGTTGCTGAGGACGCTGGCGGGCAGGAGTCCAGGGCTGCGAGGCCTGCGCCTGGAGTGCCGCGGAGAGAAGCCGCTCTTCGACGCAGGCCGCGATGTCCTGGACGCGGTCCGTGCCCTCTGCCGGGACGCGCGTGCCCTGCGCCACCTCAACCTGCGGCGCCTGCCCTTCACCCTGGACGACGCGCTGGTGCTGCAGGTGTCGCGCGGCTGCCCCGAGCTCCGCAGCCTTTACCTGGACAACGATACGTTGGTGGGCAGCGTCGGGCCCTACTCGGTACTCGAGCTCCTGGAAGCCTGCCCGCACCTGCACTCCCTCGGTTTGCACCTGGCCAGCCTGTCGCGCCCGGCTCTGGAGACGCTGGCAGCGCCGGATCGGGCGCCTTTGGAGCTCCTGGCTCTTCGGGGTGCGTGCCCCGAGGATGCCCGCGCCCCGCCGCTGCCTGACGAAGCCTGGGCCGCGTTGCGCCGCCGTCACCCGGGCCTGGCCGTAGAGCTGGAACTGGAGCCCATCCTTTCGGGCGAGAGCGTGACGCGCGTCCTGCAGCCGGCTGTGCCCGTGGCCGTGCTGCGCTTCAGCCTGTCGGGGGACACGGTGGGGCCGCTTCGCTTCGCCTCGCGCCACTACGCCACAACTCTGCGCCTTCTCGAGGTGCGCGCCGCCGCCTCCCCGCAGCTGGACGCGGCGCTGGAGGAGCTGGCGGCGCGTTGCGCGGGACTGCAAGAAGTCCACTGCTTCTGCCTGGTGCGCCCGTCGGTGCTGCGGGCCTTCCTCGCCCACTGCCCGCGCCTACGCAGTTACACGCTCAAACTAACGCGGGCGCCGCATCCCTGGCGGCCCACGCTCGTGGCCTGA
- the HSF4 gene encoding heat shock factor protein 4, whose product MQEPPLPAEPGPSPVPAFLGKLWALVGDPGTDHLIRWSPNGTSFLVGDQSRFAKEVLPHYFKHSNMASFVRQLNMYGFRKVVSLEQGGLLQPERDHVEFQHPSFLRGREQLLERVRRKVPALRTEDRWRPGELGRLLEEVQALRGVQESTEAQLRELRQQSEVLWKEVLALRQSHGRQRKATAKLIQCFIGPLQTGSSSGAGAKRKLSLMLEEGGSCPIPTKFNACPLSGGALQEPLSLYSPFSETPLGLTASGPIMSDIPGATLSLERTWLPASSDTRRKSGLTLLKEEPASPRGPDEAGLARLAMATADFSSDFSRPGLPRLPVAVVQAILEGGCSPEGPSSTRRPEPRGPREVAGRGSLDTEILLPPMLLPASHENVVPAGPLEALGTTSLLGGEWGLQNLELSLIQPLVPEEGETEFAVKGLNSPSQAPPPALAAAAAARTPTSPNPFCFVIACPLELESAAGQPGAHRTRSPTPPLGVGDGNLSPGAPNPAPPQCLGGGERRPGEELEGRGSVTVRVLAAQSSHSKGP is encoded by the exons ATGCAAGAGCCGCCGCTGCCCGCGGAGCCAGGCCCCAGCCCCGTGCCTGCCTTCCTCGGCAAGCTGTGGGCACTGGTGGGAGACCCAGGCACCGACCACCTGATCCGCTGGAGCCCG AATGGGACCAGTTTTCTGGTGGGCGACCAGAGCCGCTTTGCCAAGGAAGTGCTGCCCCACTACTTCAAGCACAGCAACATGGCGAGCTTTGTGCGGCAGCTCAACATGT ATGGCTTCCGCAAGGTGGTTAGCCTAGAACAGGGCGGCCTGCTCCAGCCCGAGCGCGACCACGTCGAGTTCCAGCATCCCAGTTTCTTGCGTGGCCGAGAGCAGCTCCTGGAACGCGTGCGGCGCAAG GTGCCTGCGTTGCGCACTGAGGATCGCTGGCGCCCAGGGGAACTGGGCCGGCTGCTGGAAGAGGTGCAGGCCCTGCGGGGTGTGCAGGAGAGCACCGAGGCACAGCTGCGGGAGCTCAGGCA GCAGAGCGAGGTCCTGTGGAAGGAGGTGCTGGCTCTGCGCCAGAGCCACGGGAGGCAGCGGAAAGCCACAGCTAAG CTGATCCAGTGCTTCATTGGGCCCCTTCAGACGGGGTCCTCCAGCGGTGCAGGAGCAAAGAGGAAGCT GTCCCTGATGCTGGAGGAGGGAGGATCCTGCCCAATACCCACCAAGTTCAATGCCTGCCCCCTATCAGGTGGTGCCCTGCAGGAGCCCCTCTCTCTCTATTCG CCCTTCTCAGAGACACCATTGGGCCTCACAGCCAGTGGCCCCATCATGTCTGACATCCCCGGGGCCACACTGTCCCTGGAAAGGACCTGGCTTCCTGCTTCCAGTGATACGAGGAG GAAGTCAGGCCTGACACTACTCAAAGAAGAACCAGCCAGCCCCAGGGGGCCTGATGAGGCTGGGCTAGCCAGGCTGGCTATGGCCACAGCAGACTTCAGCAGTGACTTCAGCAGGCCGGGCCTACCACGGCTGCCTGTAGCTGTGGTGCAGGCAATTCTGGAGGGGGGCTGCAGCCCTGAGGGGCCCAGCAGCACCCGACGGCCTGAGCCAAGGGGCCCCAGAGAGGTAGCTGGCAG GGGTTCTCTGGACACGGAGATTCTGCTGCCTCCAATGCTGCTGCCAGCCTCCCATGAAAATGTGGTGCCTGCAGGCCCCCTTGAA GCGCTGGGCACCACCAGTCTGCTCGGGGGAGAATGGGGCCTGCAAAACTTGGAGCTGTCCCTG ATACAGCCCTTGGTTCCAGAGGAGGGTGAGACTGAGTTTGCTGTCAAGGGGTTAAACTCTCCAAGCCAAG CCCCGCCGCCCGCCCTTGCCGCCGCAGCTGCTGCCCGCACCCCCACCTCGCCCAACCCTTTCTGCTTTGTCATCGCCTGCCCGCTGGAGCTGGAGAGCGCAGCGGGGCAGCCTGGAGCGCACCGAACCCGGAGCCCCACCCCACCGCTGGGGGTGGGGGACGGAAACTTGAGTCCAGGCGCCCCGAACCCCGCCCCTCCGCAGTGCTTGGGTGGAGGGGAGAGACGCCCCGGAGAGGAG CTTGAGGGCAGAGGGTCCGTTACAGTTCG GGTACTTGCTGCCCAGTCAAGCCACTCCAAGGGGCCCTAG
- the EXOC3L1 gene encoding exocyst complex component 3-like protein, with amino-acid sequence MDAAAKDITQPILSPGSSCPVPEWPEQERAEQLARGAALKWASGIFYRPEQLARLGQYRSREMQRTCSLQARIKSVVQSYLEGVKTGLWQLDKALETVQGAREALGQAHELLQGTVDAAQSLEPLRERVTQHKQLQTLCQLLPRLRTVPATVAHTQTLIDAQRLLEAYVNLRELEQLQEETWTLLEGLELPMFKGLGPLAEALSQAVEAVARAAGQLARKDPALLVAAVRIAEIEAGRSTSLGQGPRNWRLRCLRALQEGLELAHFGPSMLPEPGALAGWLERLQVALPAELATAEALIAPCCPPHYKVVQLWARTLHGGLRRSLQKLLEGPELGAPDAFALLHWALRIYLGPEMMGSLELGPEADMSQLEPLLSLENIEQLEMTFVTKVQASVSQWLQKALDGEVAEWGREQVPDTDPSGFYHSPMPAIVLQILEENIRVTSLVSDSLQRRVHAMALSELATFLRSFSDALIRYSRDHLRGDTVAPHYVAYLLAALNHHSALSSSVSVLQLDGLASGVLIPAEAALDELHRRICRLVLEALLAELKPLFAALPSRRWLSSSELLEEVCERTKRFCRDFWRVRNPAVQLLLAEVERTVVLQYLRSLMQGRLVCKGAEERTQAAERLQHDAAQLRDLFQGLGLEGSVQCVPVLLALRELLNLRDLTLLGLEVAGLRQQFPDVSEDHVSALLDLRGDVSRDQRLAALSSLQAGPQPSPRASRRVLFSLVPAPTPGMSSCLAAGPCT; translated from the exons ATGGACGCCGCAGCCAAGGACATCACGCAGCCAATTCTTTCTCCTG GCTCTTCCTGCCCAGTGCCCGAGTGGCCAGAACAGGAGAGGGCAGAACAGCTGGCCCGAGGTGCTGCGCTCAAGTGGGCCTCAGGCATTTTCTACAGGCCAGAACAGCTGGCCAGGCTAGGCCAATACCGCAGCCGCGAGATGCAGCGTACCTGTTCCCTGCAAGCACGGATCAAG TCAGTGGTACAGTCATACCTGGAGGGCGTAAAGACAGGGCTGTGGCAATTGGACAAGGCACTTGAGACCGTGCAGGGAGCCCGAGAGGCTCTGGGCCAGGCACATGAGTTACTCCAAGGCACAGTGGATGCTGCCCAGAGCCTAGAGCCCCTGAGGGAGCGTGTTACTCAGCACAAACAGCTACAAACTCTGTGTCAGCTGCTGCCTCGGCTGCGGACTG tGCCGGCTACTGTAGCCCACACACAGACCCTGATTGATGCTCAGCGCCTCCTAGAAGCTTATGTGAACCTTCGGGAGCTAGAGCAGCTTCAGGAGGAGACTTGGACTCTTTTGGAGGGCCTGGAGTTGCCAATGTTCAAAGGTCTGGGCCCCTTGGCAGAGGCACTAAGCCAGGCTGTGGAGGCAGTAGCCAGGGCAGCAGGACAGCTGGCCCGGAAGGACCCAGCCCTGCTGGTGGCTGCTGTGCGTATAGCAGAGATAGAGGCCGGACGCAGCACCTCCTTGGGTCAGGGCCCTCGGAACTGGAGGTTGCGCTGTTTGCGGGCCCTCCAGGAGGGCCTAGAGCTGGCCCACTTTGGACCATCGATGCTGCCTGAGCCAGGGGCCCTGGCAGGGTGGCTGGAACGCCTTCAGGTGGCCCTGCCCGCTGAGTTGGCAACAGCAGAGGCATTGATAGCACCCTGCTGTCCCCCACACTACAAGGTAGTGCAACTATGGGCCCGTACCCTGCATGGAGGCCTGAGGCGCAGCCTACAGAAGCTCCTGGAAGGGCCTGAACTGGGAGCCCCTGATGCCTTCGCCTTGCTGCACTGGGCCCTGCGTATCTACCTGGG ACCAGAAATGATGGGGAGCCTGGAGTTGGGACCTGAGGCCGATATGTCTCAGCTAGAGCCCCTCTTGAGCCTGGAAAACATTGAACAGCTGGAGATGACATTTGTGACCAAAGTTCAG GCCAGCGTGTCCCAGTGGCTACAAAAAGCACTGGATGGGGAGGTAGCTGAGTGGGGCCGTGAACAGGTGCCCGACACAGATCCATCAGGCTTCTACCACTCCCCAATGCCGGCCATCGTGCTGCAG ATCCTAGAAGAGAACATTCGCGTGACTAGCCTGGTCAGTGATTCATTGCAGCGGCGTGTGCATGCCATGGCACTGTCAGAGTTGGCCACATTCCTCAGGAG CTTCAGTGATGCATTGATCCGATACTCCAGAGACCACCTCAGGGGGGACACAGTGGCGCCTCATTATGTGGCCTACCTACTGGCTGCCCTCAACCACCATTCAGCACTCAG CTCCTCCGTCTCCGTCCTGCAACTGGATGGCTTGGCTTCAGGCGTCTTGATTCCGGCAGAGGCAGCGCTGGACGAGCTGCACAGAAGAATCTGCCGCCTCGTGTTGGAAGCGTTGCTGGCAGAACTTAAG CCCCTGTTCGCTGCTCTGCCTTCCCGCCGATGGTTGTCCAGCTCGGAACTTCTAGAGGAAGTTTGTGAACGAACCAAGCGCTTCTGCAGGGACTTCTGGCGAGTGCGGAACCCTGCTGTCCAG CTGCTGCTGGCAGAGGTGGAGAGGACTGTGGTGCTGCAGTACCTCCGATCGCTCATGCAGGGCCGACTGGTGTGCAAGGGTGCAGAAGAGAGGACCCAGGCAGCTGAGCGCCTGCAGCACGACGCTGCTCAGCTTCGGGACCTTTTCCAGGGTTTG GGTTTGGAGGGCAGCGTTCAATGCGTGCCTGTGCTGCTGGCCTTGCGAGAGCTACTGAACCTCCGAGATCTCACACTGCTTGGCCTCGAGGTAGCAGGCCTGCGGCAACAATTTCCAGATGTAAG TGAGGACCACGTCTCTGCCCTCTTGGACCTGCGCGGAGATGTGTCTCGAGATCAGCGCCTGGCTGCACTCAGCTCCCTGCAGGCAGGCCCACAACCCTCGCCCCGTGCCAGTCGCCGTGTACTCTTTAGCCTGGTGCCAGCACCTACCCCAGGGATGTCCTCTTGCCTCGCAGCAGGGCCCTGTACCTGA
- the MATCAP1 gene encoding microtubule-associated tyrosine carboxypeptidase 1 — MVLDSGTQVYEQPPPSQPTSPTSVGPRLKPSDQNGTPLYPWPRSLALPLALSVPSGLHRKSELQPCRELRLAHRTHMHRSESTYTVNSTGRGGRGLLGQTPSRRGLDLGGGTLRPASSLPHIAKTRKDASKSGTSKSPCMLVALRPTNMDIERVKFFQSHYTYNPQFEYQEPLPTAVLEKYCAASGQFIHQAVGIIEAVLEKFGTYEQFEAVTGGQLLTKCQIWSIARKYMQKEGCAGEVVVQLSEDLLSQAVMMVENSRPTLAINLSGARQYWLEGMLRHEIGTHYLRGVNNARQPWRNAEGRLQYGLRPANPTEEGLASLHSVLFRKHPFLWRAALLYYTIHRAAAMSFRQLFQDLARYVQDANVRWEYCVRAKRGQTDTSQPGCFSKDQVYLDGIVRILRYRQTIDFPMLTSLGKVSYEDIDLLRPHGVLEKTRVPHFMHDLARYRQQLEYIMATNRLDEEELGRLLPD, encoded by the exons ATGGTGCTGGACTCAGGGACTCAGGTGTATGAGCAACCACCGCCTAGCCAGCCAACCAGTCCCACATCTGTGGGCCCTAGGCTGAAGCCCTCAGATCAAAATGGGACTCCGTTGTATCCCTGGCCTCGATCCCTTGCCTTGCCTCTGGCCCTATCAGTTCCCTCAGGCCTGCATCGCAAGTCTGAGCTGCAGCCCTGCCGGGAGCTGCGCTTGGCCCACCGCACTCACATGCATCGCAGCGAGAGTACCTACACTGTAAACAGTACCGGCCGTGGGGGCCGTGGCCTTCTCGGCCAGACACCATCTAGACGGGGACTGGATCTAGGTGGAGGCACCCTGAGGCCTGCATCCTCCTTGCCTCACATTGCTAAGACTCGAAAGGATGCCAGCAAGAGTGGTACCAGCAAGAGCCCCTGCATGTTGGTGGCCTTACGGCCAACCAACATGGACATTGAGCGGGTCAAGTTCTTCCAGTCCCATTACACCTACAACCCTCAGTTTGAGTACCAGGAACCCTTGCCCACGGCTGTGCTAGAGAAATACTGTGCGGCCTCTGGACAGTTCATCCATCAG GCAGTTGGCATCATTGAGGCTGTCCTGGAGAAGTTTGGCACCTATGAACAATTTGAGGCGGTCACCGGGGGCCAGCTGCTGACCAAGTGCCAGATCTGGTCCATCGCCCGCAAATATATGCAGAAGGAAGGCTGCGCTGGAGAG GTTGTGGTGCAGCTGAGTGAAGACCTGTTGTCACAGGCAGTGATGATGGTGGAGAACAGCCGCCCCACACTGGCCATCAACTTGAGTGGAGCCCGTCAGTACTGGCTGGAGGGCATGCTCCGGCATGAGATAG GAACACACTACCTGCGGGGCGTGAACAATGCGCGGCAGCCATGGCGCAACGCTGAGGGCCGGCTGCAATACGGGCTGCGACCTGCTAACCCCACAGAGGAGGGTCTAGCCAGCCTGCACAGCGTGTTGTTCCGCAAGCACCCCTTCCTGTGGCGCGCTGCGCTGCTCTACTACACCATCCACCGTGCCGCTGCCATGTCTTTCCGCCAACTCTTCCAGGACCTGGCTCGCTACGTGCAGGACGCCAATGTGCGCTGGGAGTATTGCGTGCGCGCCAAGCGTGGCCAGACCGACACCTCGCAGCCGG GCTGCTTCAGTAAGGATCAGGTGTACCTGGACGGCATCGTGCGCATACTGAGGTACCGCCAGACCATCGACTTTCCAATGCTGACCTCCCTGGGCAAG GTGTCCTATGAGGACATAGACCTTCTGCGACCCCATGGGGTGCTGGAAAAGACCCGAGTGCCCCACTTCATGCATGACTTGGCACGCTACCGGCAGCAGCTGGAATACATCATGGCCACTAACCGGCTGGACGAGGAAGAGCTGGGCCGTCTGCTGCCTGACTGA